Proteins encoded within one genomic window of Candidatus Saccharimonadia bacterium:
- a CDS encoding ABC transporter ATP-binding protein yields the protein MLKVTHLTKTFASAGQSVHAVHDVSFTVDEGVFAAIVGKSGSGKSTLLALLGALDAPTSGTIEVGGQDITKLSDRQLIKYRLTRIGFVFQGYNLIPNLTALENVMLPMEFAGVAVGERHTRAGQLLEQVGLTEAEYDRKPARLSGGQQQRVAIARALANRPRLILADEPTGNLDSATGKLIVNLLHSLAREHKTTIIAVTHDLEIARQTDVTLTISDGQLIKSHPRPRTAAGHPKTT from the coding sequence ATGCTCAAAGTCACCCATCTCACCAAAACCTTTGCCTCTGCCGGTCAGTCGGTGCACGCCGTCCATGACGTCAGCTTCACCGTCGATGAAGGCGTATTCGCCGCCATCGTGGGCAAAAGTGGCTCGGGCAAAAGCACGCTGCTGGCCTTGCTAGGCGCGCTCGATGCCCCCACCTCCGGCACGATCGAAGTCGGTGGCCAGGACATCACCAAACTATCGGACCGCCAGCTCATCAAATACCGCCTCACCCGTATCGGTTTCGTATTTCAGGGCTATAACCTCATTCCCAACCTCACCGCGCTCGAAAACGTGATGCTGCCCATGGAGTTCGCCGGCGTCGCGGTGGGCGAGCGCCACACCCGGGCCGGCCAGTTGCTGGAGCAAGTCGGGCTCACCGAAGCCGAGTACGACCGCAAACCCGCGCGCCTCTCGGGCGGCCAGCAGCAGCGCGTCGCGATCGCCCGAGCGCTCGCCAATCGGCCCCGATTAATCCTCGCCGACGAACCCACCGGCAATCTCGACTCGGCTACCGGCAAGCTCATCGTGAATTTGCTCCATAGCCTCGCTCGTGAGCACAAAACCACCATTATCGCTGTCACTCACGATCTCGAAATCGCCCGCCAGACCGACGTCACCCTCACCATTTCCGACGGGCAGCTCATTAAAAGCCATCCCCGCCCTCGCACTGCCGCCGGACACCCCAAAACTACATAG
- a CDS encoding PGPGW domain-containing protein → MSVLSKSVWSVSGGVLVLAGLVMLVTPGPGLLAIAAGVALWAREYDWAKRLLERVRGEIAKRRGDGREP, encoded by the coding sequence ATGTCAGTATTGAGCAAATCGGTCTGGAGTGTGAGTGGCGGCGTGTTGGTGCTGGCCGGGCTCGTGATGCTCGTGACGCCCGGCCCTGGTTTGCTGGCGATTGCGGCGGGGGTGGCGCTGTGGGCACGCGAATATGATTGGGCCAAGCGGCTGCTGGAACGAGTGCGCGGTGAGATTGCCAAGCGGCGGGGCGACGGGCGGGAGCCCTAG
- a CDS encoding cyclopropane-fatty-acyl-phospholipid synthase family protein has translation MFERTLFDKLLRRLKSGGVTVHYWDGTTTHYGPAKPYFELILHHPRAVRAIMRQFTLGFGEAYMDGAIDIAGDITQIGRLIAENRSAFAALTKLSNLRRRQPNRPGRQRHLIQHHYDLGNDFYRLWLDKSMTYSCAYFRHADDTLEAAQSQKVEHILRKLQLSPGQTLLDIGCGWGQLLIAAAQKTPGLRGRGITLSAEQFKLATERVAAAGLKDRITIELISYHDLAARDLKFDRIVSVGMYEHVGYRNHAGYFRAVKQMLAPNGLSVLHTISTEHLQPNDAWIDKYIFPGGFLPTVAETTKLMEAHGFELQDYENLRYHYALTLDEWLRRFESHRDEVKAMYDERFYRMWRLYLGGSIAGFRYSDLTLSQFVMTPGPNPHLPLTREFLYQ, from the coding sequence ATGTTCGAGAGAACTCTCTTCGATAAACTCCTCCGCCGCCTCAAATCTGGCGGTGTCACGGTCCATTATTGGGATGGTACCACGACCCATTATGGCCCTGCCAAGCCCTACTTTGAGCTTATCCTCCATCACCCCCGAGCGGTGCGGGCAATCATGCGGCAGTTCACGCTCGGCTTTGGGGAAGCCTATATGGACGGCGCGATCGACATCGCCGGGGATATCACCCAAATCGGCCGGCTGATCGCCGAAAACCGGTCCGCCTTCGCCGCGCTCACCAAATTGAGCAATCTGCGCCGCCGCCAGCCCAACCGGCCCGGGCGCCAGCGCCACCTCATCCAGCACCACTACGATCTCGGAAACGATTTTTACCGTCTCTGGCTCGACAAATCCATGACCTACTCCTGCGCCTATTTCAGGCACGCTGATGATACACTTGAGGCTGCCCAAAGCCAAAAAGTCGAACACATTTTGCGTAAACTGCAGCTCAGCCCAGGCCAAACCTTGCTCGACATTGGCTGCGGCTGGGGCCAATTGCTCATCGCCGCGGCCCAGAAGACCCCTGGCCTCCGCGGCCGCGGCATTACGCTGAGCGCCGAGCAATTCAAGCTTGCCACTGAGCGCGTCGCTGCCGCCGGGCTCAAAGATCGCATCACGATCGAGCTCATTAGCTACCACGACCTAGCGGCCCGCGACCTCAAGTTCGACCGCATCGTATCGGTCGGAATGTACGAGCACGTGGGCTACCGCAACCATGCCGGCTACTTCCGCGCTGTCAAACAGATGCTCGCGCCAAACGGCCTGAGCGTGCTGCACACCATCTCCACCGAGCATCTCCAGCCCAACGACGCCTGGATCGACAAATACATCTTCCCCGGCGGCTTCCTGCCCACGGTGGCCGAAACCACCAAGCTCATGGAAGCTCACGGCTTCGAGCTCCAAGATTACGAAAACCTGCGCTACCACTACGCCCTCACCCTCGACGAGTGGCTTCGGCGTTTCGAATCCCACCGCGACGAGGTCAAAGCCATGTACGACGAACGCTTTTACCGCATGTGGCGCCTCTACCTCGGAGGCTCCATCGCCGGCTTCCGCTACTCCGACCTCACGCTGTCGCAATTCGTCATGACGCCCGGCCCCAACCCCCACCTCCCCCTCACCCGCGAGTTCCTCTACCAGTAG
- a CDS encoding response regulator transcription factor: protein MRILVVEDEHKIAGAIKRGLEQESYAVDAVYDGDEGLSSALTDEYDVIILDRMLPGLLDGVEICKEVRAAGIRTPILMLTAKDKISDRVEGLGSGADDYLVKPFAFEELLARIRALLRRPQDHVGNVLELADLSLDTQTYEVKRDGRRIQLSQREYALLEYLLRNQNRILSKTNIISHVWDYDADILPNTLEVYIGYLRGKIERPFKGPELIHTVRGFGYKLSTSSE, encoded by the coding sequence ATGAGAATCCTAGTCGTAGAAGACGAGCACAAAATCGCCGGCGCCATCAAGCGGGGCCTCGAGCAGGAGTCGTACGCCGTCGACGCCGTGTACGACGGCGATGAGGGCCTCTCGAGCGCTCTCACCGACGAGTACGACGTTATCATCCTCGACCGCATGCTCCCCGGCCTGCTCGACGGCGTCGAGATATGCAAAGAGGTCCGCGCCGCCGGTATCCGCACGCCCATCCTCATGCTCACCGCCAAGGACAAAATCTCCGACCGCGTCGAGGGCCTTGGTTCCGGCGCCGATGATTACCTCGTAAAGCCCTTTGCCTTCGAGGAGCTCCTAGCCCGCATTCGTGCCCTGCTGCGCCGGCCCCAAGATCACGTCGGCAACGTGCTCGAGCTCGCCGATCTCAGTCTCGATACCCAAACCTACGAGGTCAAACGCGACGGCCGTCGCATTCAGCTGTCGCAGCGCGAATACGCTCTGCTCGAATACCTCTTGCGCAACCAAAACCGCATTCTCTCCAAAACCAACATCATCAGCCACGTTTGGGATTACGATGCCGATATCCTCCCCAACACCCTAGAGGTGTATATTGGATATCTGCGGGGCAAAATTGAGCGCCCGTTCAAAGGTCCAGAACTAATCCACACCGTTCGAGGCTTCGGCTACAAGCTCTCCACTTCAAGCGAATGA
- a CDS encoding FtsX-like permease family protein: MSTVTRGVRNAFRNAVRTSSVVLLLGVASALALALLLANQAVRTKITDLKRSAATTLTVRPAGSFDGEGGGEPLTTADTAKLKALAHVQAVNQTLGLGGGRATFSAGGQVEVPTSNVSLDSSIDPGTLGRRRFGGTDSSNAPAPTFKLPVSLTGIDGNLDRQGQPLKITSGTTTFSAPDATEAIVGQGIATKNNLKVGSTFTAYSTTVKVVGITDAGNQFSNDAVMVPLATAQKLSGQTGEISELYIQADSVENIDAVKTAAGNALGSGRVDITSAAQNTNDAVAALAGIERISLVGSIGAMAAAAVILFLVMVMIVRERRREIGVLKAIGASNVSVVSLFVTEALVLTLCGSLLGLTLAAGTSNQITGALISANQPAATDTNTPGGPRGRGGFVTRIGTTAQSAEQLLTGVKTTLGGTFLLEGLAVTIGIAILGSAVPAWLIAKVRPAEVMRGE; the protein is encoded by the coding sequence ATGAGTACCGTAACCCGCGGGGTGCGCAACGCCTTCCGCAACGCCGTCCGGACTTCATCGGTCGTGTTGCTGCTCGGTGTGGCTAGCGCCTTGGCGCTCGCCCTGCTGTTGGCCAATCAGGCCGTTAGGACCAAAATCACCGACCTCAAACGCAGCGCTGCCACCACGCTCACCGTGCGGCCGGCCGGCTCATTCGACGGCGAGGGCGGGGGAGAGCCGCTCACCACCGCCGACACCGCCAAGCTCAAGGCCCTGGCACATGTACAGGCTGTTAACCAAACCCTGGGCCTCGGCGGCGGCCGTGCGACATTTAGCGCCGGCGGCCAGGTGGAAGTCCCCACTTCAAATGTTAGCCTGGATTCATCCATTGACCCCGGCACCCTGGGCCGCCGCCGGTTTGGCGGCACAGACAGTAGCAATGCGCCCGCGCCCACCTTCAAGCTGCCCGTGAGTCTCACCGGCATCGACGGCAACCTCGACCGCCAGGGCCAGCCGCTCAAAATTACCTCCGGTACCACCACTTTTAGCGCGCCGGACGCTACCGAAGCCATCGTGGGGCAGGGGATAGCCACCAAAAACAATCTCAAGGTAGGCTCCACGTTCACGGCCTACAGCACCACGGTAAAAGTCGTTGGTATCACTGACGCCGGCAACCAGTTTAGCAACGACGCCGTCATGGTGCCGCTCGCCACCGCCCAAAAACTCAGTGGCCAAACCGGCGAGATCAGCGAGCTCTACATTCAGGCCGACTCCGTTGAGAACATCGACGCGGTCAAAACCGCCGCCGGCAATGCCCTCGGCTCTGGTCGGGTCGACATCACCTCGGCAGCCCAAAACACCAATGACGCCGTCGCCGCCCTCGCCGGCATCGAGCGCATCTCCCTGGTGGGCAGCATCGGCGCCATGGCCGCCGCCGCCGTCATCCTCTTCCTCGTCATGGTCATGATCGTACGGGAGCGCCGCCGCGAGATCGGCGTGCTCAAGGCCATCGGCGCCTCCAATGTGAGCGTGGTGAGCTTGTTTGTGACCGAAGCCCTGGTGCTTACGCTGTGTGGCTCGCTGCTCGGCCTGACCCTGGCCGCCGGCACCTCAAACCAGATCACCGGCGCACTCATCAGCGCCAACCAGCCGGCCGCCACCGACACCAATACGCCGGGTGGCCCGAGGGGCCGCGGCGGGTTCGTCACGCGTATCGGCACCACCGCCCAATCCGCCGAGCAGCTGCTCACCGGCGTTAAAACCACCCTCGGCGGCACGTTCTTGCTCGAGGGCCTAGCCGTCACCATCGGTATCGCCATCCTCGGCAGCGCCGTTCCCGCCTGGCTCATTGCCAAAGTTCGGCCAGCCGAAGTAATGCGAGGGGAATAA
- a CDS encoding GNAT family N-acetyltransferase yields MFIKELSTTDPTIQLVAPDVIRDAPLGVTWLAGPRGRHTLKMMGVMDSINQPSDLDQETKRIQVFLENPNQYNWMIRVKNQIVGSVWVDRHGWGNLKGPVVSIMIGDPSARGQGVGHAALQAAIEFLESQGHKRIYARHIIDNQVSPLLLSKLGFKKTGDPYIDDEDGLSWQTLVRS; encoded by the coding sequence ATGTTCATCAAAGAACTCTCCACCACCGACCCGACCATTCAGCTAGTGGCGCCCGACGTCATCCGCGACGCTCCTCTAGGCGTCACCTGGCTGGCTGGTCCGCGTGGCCGGCATACCCTCAAAATGATGGGCGTGATGGATTCAATCAATCAGCCCTCAGACCTAGACCAGGAAACCAAACGCATCCAGGTCTTCCTCGAAAACCCCAACCAGTACAACTGGATGATTCGAGTCAAAAACCAGATAGTCGGTTCAGTTTGGGTTGACCGGCACGGCTGGGGCAATCTCAAAGGGCCCGTCGTCTCGATCATGATTGGCGACCCCTCGGCCCGCGGACAAGGGGTTGGACATGCCGCGCTTCAGGCAGCCATTGAATTCCTCGAATCCCAAGGGCATAAGCGCATATACGCTCGTCATATCATCGATAACCAAGTTAGCCCTCTGCTCCTAAGTAAATTAGGTTTCAAAAAAACCGGCGATCCCTATATTGACGATGAAGATGGCTTGAGCTGGCAGACGCTGGTTCGCTCCTAG
- a CDS encoding ATP-binding protein, with the protein MIPSAIFKLTLWYLGIILVLSSLFSLALYRESVSQITENADHQRTAVMRLPLPGAFEPRRTEFLQALDRQLDLDQRRIILRLLALNLSTLLLGGAASYFLARRTLRPIHHAMEAQGRFTADASHELRTPLTAMRSEIEVALRQKQLTAAEARELLTSNLEEIAKLEALSSGLLRLARFEGGLDPAAVSQVPVADLFSEAIHRFQALITERKLNIATVTGELTVAGDRDSLIELVAILLDNAIKYSPPESTISLGAQPSNHFVRMSVADEGVGIKPADIPHIFDRFYRADRSRSKHKINGYGLGLSIAKRIVDLHHGTIVVESTPGKGTMFKIKLPAEYTAKQSLLS; encoded by the coding sequence ATGATTCCTTCCGCCATTTTTAAACTTACCCTCTGGTACCTGGGTATCATCCTCGTACTCTCGAGTCTTTTTAGTTTGGCATTGTATCGCGAATCGGTGTCCCAAATCACCGAAAACGCCGACCATCAACGCACCGCCGTGATGCGGCTGCCGCTTCCGGGAGCCTTTGAGCCCCGTCGGACCGAATTCCTCCAAGCGCTCGATCGCCAGCTCGACCTCGACCAGCGCCGCATCATTTTGCGGCTCCTCGCGCTCAACCTGTCCACCCTGCTGCTCGGCGGCGCGGCTTCGTACTTCCTGGCCCGCCGTACCTTGCGCCCCATCCATCACGCCATGGAAGCCCAGGGCCGGTTCACCGCCGACGCCTCCCACGAGCTGCGCACCCCTCTCACCGCCATGCGCTCCGAGATCGAGGTAGCGCTGCGCCAAAAGCAGCTCACCGCCGCCGAGGCCCGCGAGCTGCTCACCAGTAACCTCGAAGAGATCGCCAAGCTCGAGGCGCTCTCATCCGGTCTGCTGCGCCTCGCCCGCTTCGAGGGCGGGCTCGATCCCGCGGCCGTCAGCCAGGTGCCGGTGGCCGACCTCTTCAGTGAGGCCATCCACCGCTTCCAGGCCCTCATCACCGAGCGCAAGCTCAACATCGCCACGGTTACGGGTGAATTAACCGTCGCCGGCGACCGCGACAGCCTCATTGAACTCGTCGCCATTCTGCTCGACAATGCCATTAAATACAGCCCACCCGAATCCACCATCAGTCTGGGAGCTCAACCGTCGAACCACTTCGTAAGAATGAGCGTGGCCGACGAAGGCGTCGGCATCAAGCCCGCCGACATTCCCCACATCTTCGACCGCTTCTACCGCGCCGATCGTTCCCGCTCCAAGCACAAAATTAACGGCTACGGCCTCGGCCTCTCCATTGCCAAACGCATCGTCGACCTCCATCACGGCACCATCGTCGTCGAGAGCACTCCGGGCAAGGGGACCATGTTCAAAATCAAGCTCCCCGCCGAGTACACAGCCAAGCAATCGCTGCTGAGCTAA
- a CDS encoding Ig-like domain-containing protein codes for MNRLKRAAAIALIALLTLSGLTLPVPGAHASTPTGSSINTHTVMVDDQSKIVSWVPNQDQAYATVAASAWNFLLNNVPTDEHGLPGFYTHSYFNPDTRELSFNPHNPAGTNAMLTESALQYYQYSGDARVLTLVENSVTYHLDHGMTAAGDNWSNVPYASSDYGNTTYAGASRGNSDGVGDGVGVIEPDKVGELGVAFVQLYKITGEQKYLTAAINAANALASHVRAGNATQSPWPFRVKASDNTIKEQYTAHTISPIELLDNLIALGQGNTASYQSARTTAWNWLMQYPMQSNNWSTYFEDVDFHPGANNNTQMNSIMTARYLLQHPEYDANWETHVRGLIAWTEQNFAVPAFGANTIQEQADFAHPMGSHTSRYCDVNALLYQRTGDLAAKEKAYRACNWATYMARDNGVVIDGPEINNAWFTDGYGDFIRGMMVAMGGSPDFAPAGQNHLLQTSSVVTNVTYGPSQLSYSAFEAAGTEVIKVASAPTGVAINGVSLAQRSDLAAEGWTYDAAQSVVRVRRDTGKNVTIALNGTPTNLLPNVSLSTGATTYTAPASFNVTAAASDPDGTITKVEFYQNGALVSTVTTTPYTFAAAALPAGSYAFSARAYDNQNASSNSNTVSVTVNGASQGGTWTGADIGTTGVAGSTAAAGSAITVKGGGTDIWGTADSFQFGYQQMTGDGEIKARVVTQQNTDPWALAGVMIRDTLAPGAKETLAAMTPGHGAAFDYRTATGGSTTYVNGAAATVPYWMRLVRAGTTITASKSTNGTAWTSMGSATVSLGTTAYVGLAVTSHNPSALGTATFDNVSFTGQSTADTTPPVISGISVSGVNPNGATVSWTTSEPATSQIEFGPTTAYGSSTTLNSSLATAHTQVVPDLASATTYHYRVKSADAAANLATSADNTFTTPTPADTQAPSAPTGLTATAISFTQANLNWTAATDNVAVTGYQVFRDGVQIGTATGTTFSDAALTFNTNYTYTVRAVDAAGNVSLDSNAAAITTPTPDTQAPSVPTGLTASVTLPNQVDLSWTAAADDTAVTKYLVKRNGAVIAQPTGTTFSDTTATGGSTYSYVVAAADAAGNTSASSDPATATVPDTTAPTAPVSLTATAVAGPQVNLSWGASSDAVGVTSYLIFRDGQPLDTATGTSYSDANVVTGTTYNYTVEATDAAGNLSAASNTATITPPVPDTQAPTAPTGLTATAVSFTQVNLAWTAATDNIAVTGYQIFRDGAQVGTTTGTTYADTALLAGNSYAYTVRATDAAGNLSPASNTATATTPTPDTTPPSAPSALTATAPTGTQVNLSWTASTDNVGVTRYNVLRGGTQIGTTTSTSYADTTVAAGTSYSYTVTAQDAAGNVSAASNTATVTTPAPVVTLAVDTQVAVHTTTAATTITSPAFTTAGPGELLVAFVSSDGPSGASTFSSVTTTGLTWTLRKRQNTQAGTSEIWTAPAAAKLTNATAKATRTGSYRSSLVVTAFKGADLTTIGATAGASAATGAATASLTTTRAGSWVWAVGNDWDNAVARTVGTAQTKVDEFLTSTGDTLWVQRRTAVTPAAGTVVTINDTAPTADRYNLALIEILPAP; via the coding sequence GTGAACCGCTTGAAACGTGCCGCTGCAATTGCCCTGATCGCCCTACTAACCCTATCCGGTCTCACGCTGCCCGTGCCCGGCGCACACGCCTCCACCCCCACCGGCTCCTCGATCAACACCCACACCGTCATGGTCGACGATCAAAGCAAAATCGTGTCGTGGGTGCCCAACCAAGACCAGGCCTATGCCACCGTGGCCGCCAGCGCCTGGAATTTCCTCCTTAATAACGTCCCCACCGACGAGCACGGCCTGCCTGGCTTCTACACCCACTCCTACTTCAACCCCGACACGCGTGAGCTGTCGTTCAACCCCCACAACCCGGCCGGCACCAATGCCATGCTCACCGAATCCGCGCTCCAATACTACCAATATTCCGGTGACGCCCGCGTGCTCACGCTGGTCGAAAATTCCGTCACATACCACCTGGATCACGGCATGACTGCTGCCGGCGACAATTGGTCAAACGTACCCTACGCCAGCAGCGATTACGGCAACACCACCTACGCCGGCGCTAGCCGCGGCAATTCCGACGGCGTCGGTGACGGCGTGGGCGTGATCGAGCCCGACAAAGTCGGCGAGCTCGGCGTCGCCTTCGTGCAGCTGTACAAGATCACCGGCGAGCAGAAGTACCTCACCGCCGCCATCAATGCTGCCAATGCCCTCGCCAGCCACGTGCGCGCCGGCAACGCCACCCAGTCGCCGTGGCCCTTCCGCGTGAAGGCCTCCGACAACACCATCAAAGAGCAATACACCGCCCACACCATCAGCCCCATCGAGCTGCTCGACAATCTCATTGCGCTCGGTCAGGGCAACACCGCCTCGTATCAGTCCGCCCGCACCACCGCCTGGAACTGGCTCATGCAGTACCCTATGCAAAGCAACAACTGGAGCACCTACTTCGAGGACGTCGATTTCCATCCCGGCGCCAATAACAACACCCAAATGAACTCCATAATGACCGCCCGCTACCTCTTGCAGCACCCCGAGTACGACGCCAACTGGGAGACGCACGTGCGCGGGCTGATCGCCTGGACCGAGCAAAACTTTGCCGTACCCGCTTTCGGCGCCAACACCATCCAGGAACAGGCCGATTTTGCCCACCCCATGGGTAGCCACACCAGCCGCTACTGCGATGTGAACGCCTTGCTCTACCAGCGCACCGGCGACCTCGCTGCCAAAGAAAAAGCCTACCGCGCCTGCAACTGGGCCACCTACATGGCCCGCGACAACGGCGTGGTCATTGACGGCCCCGAGATCAACAACGCCTGGTTCACCGACGGCTACGGCGACTTCATCCGCGGCATGATGGTAGCCATGGGCGGTTCGCCCGACTTCGCCCCCGCCGGCCAAAACCACCTGCTCCAAACCAGCTCCGTGGTCACGAACGTCACGTACGGCCCGTCGCAGCTCAGCTACTCCGCCTTTGAGGCCGCCGGCACCGAGGTCATCAAAGTCGCCAGCGCCCCCACCGGCGTCGCGATCAATGGCGTTAGCCTCGCTCAGCGCAGCGACCTGGCCGCCGAGGGCTGGACCTACGACGCCGCTCAAAGCGTGGTACGCGTGCGCCGCGATACGGGCAAAAACGTCACCATCGCACTCAACGGTACCCCCACCAACCTGCTTCCCAACGTGAGCCTCAGCACCGGCGCCACCACCTACACCGCACCGGCCAGCTTCAACGTCACGGCCGCCGCCAGCGACCCCGACGGCACCATCACCAAGGTCGAATTCTACCAAAACGGCGCCCTCGTGAGCACTGTCACCACCACGCCTTATACCTTTGCCGCCGCCGCTCTACCCGCCGGCAGCTACGCCTTCAGCGCTCGCGCCTACGACAACCAAAACGCCAGTAGCAACTCCAATACCGTTAGCGTCACCGTCAACGGTGCCTCCCAGGGTGGTACCTGGACCGGCGCCGACATTGGCACCACCGGCGTAGCCGGCTCCACTGCTGCCGCGGGCAGCGCCATTACCGTGAAGGGTGGCGGCACCGATATCTGGGGCACTGCCGACTCGTTCCAATTCGGCTACCAGCAAATGACCGGCGACGGCGAGATCAAAGCCCGCGTCGTCACGCAGCAAAACACCGACCCCTGGGCGCTAGCCGGCGTCATGATCCGCGACACCCTCGCCCCCGGCGCCAAAGAGACGCTAGCCGCCATGACCCCCGGCCACGGTGCAGCCTTTGACTACCGCACCGCCACCGGTGGCAGCACCACTTACGTCAACGGCGCCGCGGCCACCGTGCCATATTGGATGCGCCTCGTGCGCGCCGGCACCACCATTACCGCCTCCAAATCCACCAACGGCACCGCCTGGACCAGCATGGGCAGTGCTACCGTTAGCCTCGGCACCACCGCCTACGTTGGCCTGGCCGTCACCTCGCACAACCCGTCCGCGCTCGGCACCGCCACCTTCGACAACGTCAGCTTCACCGGCCAGTCCACTGCCGACACCACCCCGCCCGTCATCTCGGGCATAAGCGTCTCCGGCGTGAACCCCAACGGCGCCACGGTCAGTTGGACCACGAGCGAGCCCGCCACCTCGCAGATCGAATTCGGTCCCACCACCGCGTATGGCAGCTCCACCACGCTCAACAGCAGCCTGGCCACTGCTCACACCCAGGTAGTTCCCGACCTGGCCTCCGCCACCACTTACCACTACCGCGTCAAATCCGCCGACGCCGCGGCCAACCTGGCCACCTCGGCCGACAACACCTTTACCACCCCTACTCCGGCCGACACCCAGGCCCCGTCGGCCCCCACCGGCCTCACCGCTACGGCCATTAGCTTTACCCAGGCCAATCTAAACTGGACCGCCGCTACCGACAACGTCGCCGTCACCGGCTACCAGGTCTTCCGCGACGGCGTCCAAATCGGCACCGCCACGGGCACCACCTTTAGCGACGCCGCCCTCACCTTCAACACGAATTACACCTACACCGTGCGCGCCGTCGACGCGGCCGGCAACGTTTCGCTCGATTCTAATGCGGCCGCTATCACCACCCCCACGCCCGACACCCAGGCTCCCAGCGTACCCACCGGCCTCACCGCCAGCGTCACCCTGCCCAACCAAGTTGACCTCAGCTGGACCGCCGCCGCCGACGACACCGCTGTCACAAAATACCTCGTGAAGCGAAACGGCGCCGTCATAGCTCAACCCACCGGCACCACGTTCTCCGACACCACCGCCACCGGCGGTAGCACCTACAGCTACGTCGTGGCCGCCGCCGACGCCGCCGGCAACACATCGGCCAGCTCCGACCCAGCCACCGCCACTGTTCCCGACACCACCGCCCCCACCGCGCCCGTGAGCCTCACCGCCACGGCCGTTGCCGGGCCGCAAGTCAACCTATCCTGGGGCGCCTCCAGCGATGCCGTCGGTGTCACCAGCTACCTCATCTTCCGCGACGGCCAACCCCTCGACACCGCCACCGGCACGAGCTACTCGGACGCTAATGTAGTAACCGGCACCACCTACAATTACACGGTCGAAGCCACCGATGCCGCCGGTAACCTCTCCGCTGCCTCCAACACCGCCACCATTACACCTCCCGTGCCCGACACCCAAGCGCCCACCGCGCCCACCGGTCTCACCGCCACGGCTGTCAGCTTCACCCAGGTGAACCTCGCCTGGACCGCCGCTACCGACAACATCGCCGTCACCGGCTACCAAATCTTCCGCGACGGCGCCCAGGTCGGCACCACCACTGGCACCACCTATGCCGACACCGCCCTGCTAGCCGGCAACAGCTACGCTTACACCGTGCGTGCCACCGATGCCGCCGGCAACCTTTCGCCCGCGTCCAACACCGCCACGGCCACCACGCCCACGCCCGACACCACGCCGCCGTCGGCCCCCAGCGCCCTCACCGCCACCGCGCCCACCGGCACGCAGGTCAACCTCAGCTGGACCGCCAGCACCGACAACGTCGGCGTCACTCGCTACAATGTCCTGCGCGGCGGAACCCAAATCGGCACCACTACGAGCACGAGCTATGCCGACACCACGGTCGCCGCCGGCACCAGCTACTCCTACACTGTGACTGCCCAAGACGCCGCCGGCAACGTGAGCGCCGCGTCCAACACCGCCACCGTCACCACGCCGGCCCCGGTCGTCACGCTCGCCGTCGACACCCAAGTGGCCGTCCACACCACCACGGCCGCTACCACCATCACCTCGCCGGCCTTCACCACCGCCGGCCCAGGCGAGCTCCTCGTAGCCTTCGTCTCCTCCGACGGCCCCAGCGGCGCCTCCACCTTTAGCTCCGTCACCACCACCGGCCTCACCTGGACCCTGCGCAAGCGCCAAAACACCCAGGCCGGCACCTCCGAGATCTGGACCGCCCCGGCCGCCGCCAAGCTCACGAATGCCACGGCCAAAGCCACCCGCACCGGTTCCTACCGCAGCTCCCTCGTCGTCACCGCCTTCAAGGGCGCCGACCTCACGACCATCGGCGCCACCGCCGGAGCCAGTGCCGCCACCGGCGCCGCCACTGCCAGCCTCACCACCACCCGCGCGGGTTCCTGGGTCTGGGCCGTTGGCAACGACTGGGACAACGCCGTCGCCCGCACGGTCGGTACCGCCCAAACCAAAGTCGATGAGTTCCTCACGAGCACCGGCGACACCCTCTGGGTCCAGCGCCGCACCGCCGTCACCCCGGCCGCCGGCACCGTTGTTACCATCAACGACACCGCCCCCACCGCCGACCGCTACAACCTGGCGCTCATCGAGATTCTGCCCGCTCCATAG
- a CDS encoding RNA-binding protein: MAKKLFVGNLPYTTTNEELGEFFAQYGEVLSAAVIMDRATGRSKGFGFVEMTNDPEADAAIAQGDGAEFEGRKLTVSEARPKTETPR, from the coding sequence GTGGCCAAGAAACTGTTTGTCGGCAACCTGCCGTATACAACTACCAATGAAGAGCTCGGTGAGTTCTTCGCCCAGTACGGAGAAGTTCTCTCCGCCGCGGTAATCATGGATCGCGCCACCGGCCGTTCGAAGGGCTTCGGCTTTGTCGAGATGACCAACGATCCCGAAGCCGACGCCGCTATCGCCCAGGGCGACGGTGCCGAGTTCGAGGGCCGCAAGCTGACCGTCAGCGAAGCCCGTCCCAAGACCGAAACTCCTCGCTAA